A window from Micromonospora terminaliae encodes these proteins:
- a CDS encoding S8 family serine peptidase — MSAGAALVLAATALAATATGAQAAQTGTGTGASAGDKIRPELTRQLQGKSEGDFWIHFGAKADLGKAAANKDWAKRGTEVADALKKTAADSQAKIRAELDRSGTKYQTFWATNAIKVSGGSLTMAQNLAAHAEVDGLYAPIEYKLPETTKGTDEKSVNALEWGIANINADDVWSQYGVKGAGITVASIDSGVQFDHPALVNAYRGNNGDGTFDHNYNWYDAAGTCATAPCDEDGHGTHTMGTMAGSDGANQIGVAPEVKWIAANGCCPTDAALVSSGQWMLEPTDLNGQNPDAGKRPNIINNSWGTTLPSTEPFMEDVTDAWTASGIFGTWSNGNNGPSCQTSGSPGSLASNYSAGAYDINNNIASFSSRGAGQNGEIKPNLSAPGVNVRSSVPDNSYASYSGTSMAAPHLAGAIALLWSAAPTLVGDVAATRALLNDTAVDKADTQCGGTTDDNNVYGEGRLDALALLNAAPIGDNGTLAGKVTDAATGAPIAGATVALTGAATRSLTTAADGTYSSLLPAGDYQVTVSAFGYRTRTLSPTVTTNTTTTVDVALTAVPSVTVGGQVTDGSGHGWPLYAKVSVEGLPVSDYTTPANGRYSLKLPAGATYRLKVESQYPGYPTVTKEVVVGSGNTTSNIAVPADPNACTTAPGYTNSSDGEYETFDGTSVPDGWSVVDNAGTGQVWKFTDSGDRGNLTGGSGGFAIIDSDDYGSGGRQDTSLVSPVVNLTGVAAPVIRFNQDFNWLSSDRADVDLSLDGGTTWSNVLRQAADVRGPRVTEVPIPQAAGQAQVRVRFHYYDASWEWWWQVDNVLIGSKIVCKPVDGGLVLGHVRDKNDNGYVNGATVTSDDRPAEKATTVATPDDTELADGFYWMFSSLTGQHPFTAKAGNYVSQTKQVDVEADWATAANFQLAAGRLSVQPTSLTGTVRMPTGKVSKSFTVTNTGGAPVTVEFSERDGGFVLQRADGSQLSEQMLLGSPGAPLQRLTTPTSVAARPSGKSATAAATPAGPQAEPWTGIANYPANVMDNRVVNLDGKVYSIAGGDGTTSSTKNYVYDPIAQTWTAIADLPAARNAMTVGVVDGRIIATGGWGAAGPDGTTWSYDPAANTWTRKADNPAPRAAAGQAVADGKLYAVGGCTTASCLPMSNSVVRYDPATDAWETLPNYPKSVAFASCGGIGGTVYCTGGNDGSVAQKASYAFDPGANAWTAVADAPADNWASSFAVANGKLLVVGGSQGGAITNAGFAYDPATDSWANLPNANTPRYRGGAACGFYKIGGSSGSFNATKDSEVLPGFEECAEGPADVSWLTIDKSKVTLAPGEKVTVTVGMTASVDQPGTYSASVAIKENTPYTVPPVTVTMIAQPPTSWGKLMGTVTGRSCQGAVAPLPGAVVQVDSWAMSWTFATDAEGRYAYWMDRRNNPLSIIVAKDGWKPQTRQTRINNTTPTVEDFTLSPIRC; from the coding sequence GTGAGCGCGGGCGCGGCCCTGGTCCTCGCCGCGACCGCCCTGGCCGCCACGGCCACCGGCGCGCAGGCTGCGCAGACCGGAACGGGCACCGGCGCATCCGCCGGTGACAAGATCCGCCCCGAACTCACCCGGCAGCTCCAGGGCAAGAGCGAGGGCGACTTCTGGATCCACTTCGGCGCCAAGGCCGATCTCGGCAAGGCCGCCGCGAACAAGGACTGGGCCAAGCGCGGCACCGAGGTCGCCGACGCGCTCAAGAAGACCGCCGCCGACAGCCAGGCGAAGATCCGCGCCGAGCTCGACCGCTCGGGCACGAAGTACCAGACCTTCTGGGCGACCAACGCCATCAAGGTCAGCGGCGGTTCCCTCACGATGGCCCAGAACCTCGCCGCCCACGCCGAGGTCGACGGCCTGTACGCCCCGATCGAGTACAAGCTTCCCGAGACCACCAAGGGCACCGACGAGAAGTCGGTGAACGCCCTGGAGTGGGGCATCGCGAACATCAACGCCGACGACGTCTGGTCCCAGTACGGCGTGAAGGGCGCCGGCATCACGGTGGCCAGCATCGACAGCGGCGTCCAGTTCGACCACCCGGCCCTGGTCAACGCGTACCGGGGCAACAACGGCGACGGCACCTTCGACCACAACTACAACTGGTACGACGCCGCCGGCACCTGCGCCACCGCGCCCTGCGACGAGGACGGCCACGGCACCCACACGATGGGCACCATGGCCGGTTCCGACGGCGCCAACCAGATCGGCGTCGCCCCCGAGGTCAAGTGGATCGCCGCGAACGGGTGCTGCCCGACCGACGCCGCGCTGGTCTCCTCCGGCCAGTGGATGCTGGAGCCCACCGACCTCAACGGGCAGAACCCGGACGCCGGCAAGCGACCCAACATCATCAACAACTCGTGGGGCACCACGCTGCCGTCCACCGAGCCGTTCATGGAGGACGTGACCGACGCCTGGACCGCCTCGGGCATCTTCGGCACCTGGTCCAACGGCAACAACGGGCCCTCCTGCCAGACCAGCGGCTCCCCGGGCAGCCTGGCCAGCAACTACTCGGCCGGCGCGTACGACATCAACAACAACATCGCCAGCTTCTCCTCCCGCGGCGCCGGGCAGAACGGCGAGATCAAGCCCAACCTGTCGGCGCCCGGCGTCAACGTCCGCTCCAGCGTGCCGGACAACTCCTACGCCAGCTACAGCGGCACCTCGATGGCCGCGCCGCACCTGGCCGGGGCGATCGCGCTGCTCTGGTCGGCGGCGCCCACGCTCGTCGGCGACGTCGCGGCGACCCGCGCGCTGCTGAACGACACGGCGGTCGACAAGGCCGACACCCAGTGCGGCGGCACCACGGACGACAACAACGTCTACGGTGAGGGCCGGCTGGACGCGCTCGCGCTGCTCAACGCCGCCCCGATCGGCGACAACGGCACCCTGGCCGGGAAAGTGACCGACGCGGCCACCGGCGCCCCGATCGCCGGCGCCACCGTCGCCCTGACCGGTGCGGCGACGCGCTCGCTGACCACCGCCGCCGACGGGACGTACTCGTCGCTGCTCCCGGCCGGCGACTACCAGGTCACCGTCTCGGCGTTCGGCTACCGGACCAGGACGCTCTCGCCGACGGTGACCACGAACACGACCACGACGGTGGACGTCGCGTTGACGGCGGTGCCGAGCGTCACCGTCGGCGGTCAGGTCACCGACGGCTCCGGGCACGGCTGGCCGCTCTACGCGAAGGTGAGCGTCGAGGGCCTCCCCGTCTCCGACTACACCACCCCCGCCAACGGTCGCTACAGCCTCAAGCTGCCGGCCGGGGCGACCTACCGGCTCAAGGTCGAGTCGCAGTACCCGGGCTACCCGACCGTGACCAAGGAGGTCGTGGTCGGCTCGGGCAACACCACCAGCAACATCGCCGTACCGGCCGACCCGAACGCCTGCACCACGGCGCCCGGCTACACCAACAGCTCCGACGGCGAGTACGAGACCTTCGACGGCACCAGCGTGCCCGACGGCTGGTCCGTCGTGGACAACGCCGGCACCGGCCAGGTCTGGAAGTTCACCGACAGCGGTGACCGGGGCAACCTGACCGGCGGCTCCGGCGGGTTCGCCATCATCGACAGCGACGACTACGGCAGCGGCGGCCGGCAGGACACCTCGCTGGTCAGCCCTGTCGTCAACCTGACCGGCGTCGCCGCGCCGGTGATCCGGTTCAACCAGGACTTCAACTGGCTGAGCTCCGACCGGGCCGACGTGGACCTCAGCCTCGACGGCGGCACCACCTGGAGCAACGTGCTCCGGCAGGCGGCCGACGTGCGCGGCCCCCGGGTCACCGAGGTGCCCATCCCGCAGGCCGCGGGCCAGGCGCAGGTCCGGGTCCGGTTCCACTACTACGACGCCTCCTGGGAGTGGTGGTGGCAGGTCGACAACGTGCTGATCGGCAGCAAGATCGTCTGCAAGCCGGTCGACGGCGGCCTGGTGCTGGGCCACGTCCGGGACAAGAACGACAACGGCTACGTCAACGGCGCCACCGTCACCAGTGACGACCGCCCGGCGGAGAAGGCCACCACCGTGGCGACCCCGGACGACACCGAACTCGCCGACGGCTTCTACTGGATGTTCTCGTCGCTGACCGGCCAGCACCCCTTCACCGCCAAGGCCGGCAACTACGTCAGCCAGACCAAGCAGGTCGACGTCGAGGCCGACTGGGCCACGGCGGCGAACTTCCAACTGGCCGCGGGCCGGCTGTCCGTGCAGCCGACCTCGCTGACCGGCACCGTCCGGATGCCCACCGGCAAGGTCAGCAAGAGCTTCACGGTGACCAACACGGGCGGGGCCCCGGTCACCGTCGAGTTCAGCGAGCGGGACGGCGGGTTCGTCCTGCAGCGGGCCGACGGGTCCCAGCTGTCCGAGCAGATGCTGCTCGGCTCGCCCGGCGCGCCGCTCCAGCGGCTCACCACCCCGACGTCGGTCGCCGCCCGGCCGTCCGGCAAGTCGGCCACCGCGGCCGCCACGCCGGCCGGTCCCCAGGCCGAGCCGTGGACGGGCATCGCCAACTACCCGGCCAACGTGATGGACAACCGGGTGGTGAATCTCGACGGCAAGGTCTACTCGATCGCCGGCGGTGACGGCACGACGTCCAGCACGAAGAACTACGTGTACGACCCGATCGCGCAGACCTGGACGGCGATCGCCGACCTCCCCGCCGCGCGCAACGCCATGACGGTCGGGGTGGTCGACGGCAGGATCATCGCGACCGGCGGCTGGGGCGCCGCCGGACCCGACGGCACGACCTGGTCGTACGACCCGGCGGCCAACACCTGGACCAGGAAGGCCGACAACCCCGCGCCGCGGGCCGCGGCCGGCCAGGCCGTCGCGGACGGCAAGCTGTACGCCGTCGGCGGCTGCACCACGGCCAGCTGCCTGCCGATGTCCAACTCGGTGGTCCGCTACGACCCGGCCACCGACGCCTGGGAGACGCTGCCGAACTACCCGAAGTCGGTGGCGTTCGCCTCCTGCGGCGGCATCGGTGGCACGGTCTACTGCACCGGCGGCAACGACGGGTCCGTCGCGCAGAAGGCCAGCTACGCGTTCGACCCGGGCGCCAACGCCTGGACCGCCGTGGCGGACGCGCCGGCCGACAACTGGGCCAGTTCGTTCGCCGTCGCGAACGGCAAGCTCCTCGTGGTCGGTGGCTCGCAGGGCGGGGCCATCACGAACGCCGGTTTCGCGTACGACCCGGCGACCGACTCGTGGGCGAACCTGCCCAACGCCAACACCCCCCGCTACCGCGGCGGGGCGGCGTGCGGCTTCTACAAGATCGGCGGCTCCTCGGGCAGCTTCAACGCCACGAAGGACAGTGAGGTGCTGCCCGGCTTCGAGGAGTGCGCCGAGGGGCCGGCGGACGTCAGCTGGCTGACCATCGACAAGTCGAAGGTCACCCTGGCGCCGGGTGAGAAGGTCACGGTGACCGTCGGCATGACGGCCAGCGTCGACCAGCCCGGCACGTACTCGGCATCGGTCGCGATCAAGGAGAACACCCCGTACACCGTGCCGCCGGTGACGGTCACCATGATCGCGCAGCCGCCGACCAGCTGGGGCAAGCTGATGGGCACCGTCACCGGCCGGAGCTGCCAGGGCGCCGTCGCGCCGCTCCCCGGCGCGGTGGTCCAGGTCGACTCGTGGGCGATGTCCTGGACGTTCGCCACCGACGCCGAGGGCAGGTACGCCTACTGGATGGACCGGCGCAACAACCCGCTCAGCATCATCGTCGCCAAGGACGGCTGGAAGCCCCAGACCCGTCAGACGAGGATCAACAACACCACGCCCACCGTGGAGGACTTCACGCTGTCCCCCATCCGCTGCTGA
- a CDS encoding winged helix-turn-helix domain-containing protein, with protein MTDQETSGAEHPFPLVIGVTAAPAERVRLTELLDGVAPLLLVADLDELRRLLASPEAPSAALDTPPPAAPAPPPDDTLVIDAARSTARWGEREIVLTRLERDLLACLTTEPVRVWTYAELHRSVWHDEGLQDKADVQSLVKRLRRKLDRLGTGVTVVAVRGVGLRLTDHRRPRAQGTGRLPNGR; from the coding sequence GTGACCGACCAGGAGACGAGCGGGGCGGAGCATCCGTTCCCGCTGGTGATCGGGGTGACCGCGGCGCCGGCCGAACGAGTCCGCCTCACCGAGCTTCTCGACGGCGTCGCGCCCCTGCTCCTGGTCGCCGACCTCGACGAGCTGCGCCGGCTGCTCGCGTCGCCGGAAGCACCGTCGGCGGCCCTCGACACCCCGCCACCGGCCGCTCCGGCGCCGCCACCGGACGACACTCTGGTGATCGACGCGGCCCGTTCCACCGCCCGCTGGGGCGAGCGGGAGATCGTCCTCACCCGGCTCGAGCGGGACCTGCTGGCCTGCCTGACCACCGAGCCGGTGCGGGTCTGGACCTATGCCGAGCTGCACCGCTCCGTCTGGCACGACGAGGGGCTGCAGGACAAGGCGGACGTGCAGTCCCTGGTGAAGCGGCTGCGCCGCAAGCTCGACCGGCTGGGCACCGGCGTCACCGTCGTCGCCGTACGGGGCGTCGGGCTGCGGCTCACCGACCACCGGCGACCCCGGGCACAGGGCACCGGGCGCCTGCCGAACGGCCGCTAG